Below is a genomic region from Catenuloplanes atrovinosus.
ACTGATGTACGCGGTGATCGCGTTGATAGCGGGCGTCCTGCTCGGCGTGTTCCTGGACCCGACCGTGCCGCCCGCCCTGCAGCCCTACCTGCCGATCGCGGTGGTGGCGGCGCTGGACGCGGTCTTCGGCGGCGTCCGGGCACGGCTCGACCGCAACTTCGACGACAAGCAGTTCGTCATCTCGTTCATCTCGAACGTGCTGGTCGCCGCCGTGATCGTCTACCTGGGCGACCAGCTCGGCGTGGGCGGCCAGCTCTCCACGGGCGTCGTGGTGGTCCTCGGCGTGCGCATCTTCGGCAACGTGGCGGCCATCCGGCGCCACCTGTTCAGCGCTTAGCCGGGTAGCTTGAGTCCGATGAGCGAGCTTGCGAGCGAATCAGTGGCTCAGTGCCGCCCACGACGGGACAGCGGGATGGCGGGGGATTCCGGCATGAGCGAGCTTGCGAGCGAATCAGTGGCTCAGTGCCGCCCACGACGGGACAGCGGGATGGCGGGGGATTCCGGCATGAGCGAGCTTGCGAGCGAATCAGTGGCTCAGTGCCGCCCACGACGGGACAGCGGGATGGCGGGGGATTCCGGCATGAGCGAGCTTGCGAGCGAATCAGTGGCTCAGCGCCGCCCACGACGGGACAGCGGGATGGCAGGGAAACCGGCATGAGCAGCGACGAGCCGATGCGAGCCGACTCGAAGCCGACGGGTAGTCCGGTGGACGATGAGACGACGGTCAATCTGACGCGGGAGGATCTGCGTCATACCGAGCCGCCGGCGACCTCGGTGCCGCCGGTGGTGCTGCCGCCGGTGGCGCCGCCGTCCGAGGTGGTGCCGGCCAAGACGGGCGCGGAGGTGGAGAAGCCGGCGCCGCGCCGGCCCAGCCCCACGCCGAGTCCGAACCCGAGCGCGGCGGGGCCGGTCAGCCCCGTGGGGCCGAAGCCGGTGAGCCCGGCGAGTCCGGTCAGTCCTGCGGGGCCGAAGCCGAGCCCCGCGGGGCCGAAGCCGGTGAGCCCGGGCGGTGGGACCACGCCGAGCCCGGGGCCGGTCGTGCCGGTCAGCCCGGGCGGTGGGGCCAAGCCGAGCCCGGGGCCGGTCGTGCCGGTCAGCCCGGGCGGTGGGGTCAAGCCGAGCCCGGGGCCGGTCGTGCCGGTCAGTCCGGGCGGGCCGAAGACCGAGGTGGCGGCGGAGGCGGCGGCGCCGAAGCAGAAGACGCCCGCGGAGGCGCGGAAGATCGTCGCGCCGGTGCGGGGTGGGGACGGTGGCGCAGCCACGGCCGCGGCGAAGCCGGGGGAGGCGGACGCCGAGGGCTCGGCCGGGGCCGGGGGCGCCCCACGCGTACCCTCCGATGATTCTGAGACCGAGGCGGCGCCGGCGCCGCGGCGGGCGTCCGCGACCACCGTGATGATCGCGGTTCTGCTGCTGTTGTTCGGGTTCACGCTGGTCGTGCAGCTCAAGGCGAACGACGGCGACTCGACGCTGCTGACCGCGCGGCAGGAGGACCTGGTCCGGATCTTGTCGGACCTGGAGTCGCAGGAGCAGCGGCTGTCGCAGGAGGTCGCGGCGCTGGAGGACAGCAAGCAGTCGCTGAGCTCGGGCGCGGAGGGTCGCGAGGCGGCGCTGCGCGAGGCCACCGAGCGCGCGGACGATCTGGGCGTGCTCGCCGGTGAGCTGCCGGCGCGCGGCACCGGGCTGGTCATCCGGATCAACGGGGGAGAGAACCAGGTCGAGTCGGACGAGCTGCTCAACGCCGTGCAGGAGCTGCGCGGCGCGGGCGCGGAGGCGATGCAGATCGAGGGCGGCGACGGCACGGCCGTGCGCGTGGTGGCGTCGACCTCGTTCCAGGATTCCGCGGCCGGGCAGGGCGGTGACCGGTTCGGCGTGGTCGTCGACGGCAAGCGCCTGACGTCGACATACACGATCACCGTGATCGGCGATCCGAAGACGATGGACACCGCGTTGCGCATTCCGGGCGGGGTGATCGAATCGATCACGGATAACGGCGGTAACGTGACCGTGCAAGAACAAGGTGTGGTGGACGTGTCCGCCATCCACGACACCACCACGCTGCGGTACGCCCGACCGGTCTCCTGACCCGGCTCTCACCGAAGGACGAACGACCCGTGATCCCTGAGCACCTGCGATACACCGCCGAGCACGAGTGGGTGGCCGGCGACGGTTCCGCTCCGGTGCGGGTCGGCATCACCGACTTCGCCCAGGACGCGCTGGGCGACATCGTCTACGTGCAACTGCCCGACGAGGGCGCGACCGTGCAGGCCGGCGAGTCGCTCGGCGAGGTCGAGTCGACGAAGAGCGTCTCGGAGATCTACGCGCCGATCTCCGGCACCGTCACCGCGCGGAACGCGGCGCTGGCCGACACGCCCGAGCTGATCAACACGGATCCGTACGGCGAGGGCTGGCTGCTGGAGATCGCGCCCGAGGACCCGGCCGCGATCGCCGGGCTGCTGGATGCGCCCGCCTATGGTGCACTGATCAACAAGTAGTTTTCGTCGCACCGACAGAGTGTGATATCTGACAACCAGACGCGTTGCGCGCGTCCGGTTGCCGCACCCTACCCCGCTGGCTACTCTGCCGTAGTCACGCGAGAACTTGATATTGAAACCGCATTGTCGAACGTCCTTCACATGCCATGGATGGCAGCCGGGGGAGGCCCCGCCGGGCGCTGGCCGGCGGTTGTCCCGGTCCGGGGGGCGCGCGACCGAAAGAGACACGAGGTGGTCCGATGACGCGCCCAGACGACGAGTTCCCCCCGCTCGACGTCACGTCGACGCTGAACCTGGGTTCGCTCGACGAGGTCCTCGAGGGTCCGGATGCCGACGTGGTACCCAGCCGGATGTCCGGCTCGCTGCCGCCCGGCATGGCTCTGCTCGTCGTCCGCCGGGGTCCGAACGCGGGTGCCCGGTTCCTGCTCGACCACGACGTGACGACCAGCGGCCGGCACCCGGACAGCGACATCTTCCTGGACGACGTCACGGTCTCCCGCCGGCACGCCGAGTTCCACCGTGACGGCGGCACGTTCACGGTCCGCGACGTGGGCAGCCTCAACGGCACCTACGTCAACCGCGAGCGGGTCGAGGCCGCGACGCTCTCGAACGGCGACGAGGTCCAGATCGGCAAGTTCCGGCTCGTCTTCATCGCCGGGCCGCGCCCGGACGAGGGTGGCCGCTGATGACCTTGATCCTCATTAGCGAGGAGATGTCATGACCGTGTCCGGGGCGGCGTCCGCCTTCCCCGGTCCGCCGCCCGGGAACCACCGGGCGGCGCAGCAGGATGCGCGCCGGCTGATGAGCATCGGCGAGGTGCTGTCCGAGCTGCGCCCGGAGTTCCCCGACACGACCATCTCCAAGCTGCGCTTCCTCGAGGCCGAGGGCCTGGTCGAGCCGGAGCGCACCGCGTCCGGCTACCGGAAGTACAGCTGGGACGATGTCGCGCGCCTGCGGTTCGTGCTGACCGCGCAGCGGGACCAGTACCTTCCGCTGCGGGTCATCCGCGCGCAGCTGGCCGAGCTGGAGGCCGCCGGTTCCGCGCCGGTGGCCCTGCGGCTGGTCGGCGCGCCCGACCCGGACGCGCCCGCGCCCGCGATCGAGGTGGCGGACACCCGGTGCAGCCGCACCGAGCTGCTGGAGCGCACCGGCCTGGCCGACTCCGCGCTGGCCGAGATCGAGCGCCTCGGGCTGATCACCTGCCGTTCCCCCGGCTGGTACGACGAGGACGCGCTGGCCATCGCGCAGGCGGTCGCCGGGCTCGCCCGGCACGGCATCGAGCCGCGTCACCTGCGCGCGTTCCGGGCGTCCGCCGATCGTGAGGTGGGTCTCTACGCGCAGTTGATCGCGCCGCTCGCCCGTCAGCGTGATCCCGCCGCCCGGGCCCGCGCCGCCGAGACCGCCCATGAGCTGGCCGGACTCTCCCAGGCGCTGCATGCGGCGCTGCTCCGCGCGGGTCTGCGGGACGTTCTCGAGCGCTGAGTTGGGGATTTGTCCGTAACACGCGTGCCGTAGTCTCGCTTGGGTACGGTGCCCGGCATCGCACGGCGCGGGTGGCACTTACGCATGGTGATCCGTGTACCGTGCAGGTGAGGGGCAGGAAAAGCGTCTCGGGGCCGCCGCCGGCGCGGTGGCGTCGGGACGCACACACATAGGCGACACGGAGGCAGCGGTGCGCGAGCTGAGCGTGGTCGGGGTGCGGGTGGAGCTGCCCAACAACCAGCCGATCGTCCTGCTCCGCGAGGTCGAGGGCGACCGATACCTGCCGATCTGGATCGGCGCGGTCGAGGCCACGGCCATCGCGTACGAGCAGCAGGGGGTCAAGCCGGCCCGGCCGCTGACCCACGACCTGCTCCGGGACATCCTGGCGGCGCTCAAGGCGCCCCTGCAGGCCGTCGAGATCACCGAGCT
It encodes:
- the ftsR gene encoding transcriptional regulator FtsR; this translates as MSIGEVLSELRPEFPDTTISKLRFLEAEGLVEPERTASGYRKYSWDDVARLRFVLTAQRDQYLPLRVIRAQLAELEAAGSAPVALRLVGAPDPDAPAPAIEVADTRCSRTELLERTGLADSALAEIERLGLITCRSPGWYDEDALAIAQAVAGLARHGIEPRHLRAFRASADREVGLYAQLIAPLARQRDPAARARAAETAHELAGLSQALHAALLRAGLRDVLER
- a CDS encoding DUF881 domain-containing protein, with the protein product MPVSPGGGVKPSPGPVVPVSPGGPKTEVAAEAAAPKQKTPAEARKIVAPVRGGDGGAATAAAKPGEADAEGSAGAGGAPRVPSDDSETEAAPAPRRASATTVMIAVLLLLFGFTLVVQLKANDGDSTLLTARQEDLVRILSDLESQEQRLSQEVAALEDSKQSLSSGAEGREAALREATERADDLGVLAGELPARGTGLVIRINGGENQVESDELLNAVQELRGAGAEAMQIEGGDGTAVRVVASTSFQDSAAGQGGDRFGVVVDGKRLTSTYTITVIGDPKTMDTALRIPGGVIESITDNGGNVTVQEQGVVDVSAIHDTTTLRYARPVS
- a CDS encoding small basic family protein, which translates into the protein MYAVIALIAGVLLGVFLDPTVPPALQPYLPIAVVAALDAVFGGVRARLDRNFDDKQFVISFISNVLVAAVIVYLGDQLGVGGQLSTGVVVVLGVRIFGNVAAIRRHLFSA
- a CDS encoding bifunctional nuclease family protein, translating into MRELSVVGVRVELPNNQPIVLLREVEGDRYLPIWIGAVEATAIAYEQQGVKPARPLTHDLLRDILAALKAPLQAVEITELKENVFYADLLIGDGVRVSARPSDSIALALRVGAPIRCAEQVLTEAGIVIPDEQEDEVEKFREFLEGVRPEDFAG
- the gcvH gene encoding glycine cleavage system protein GcvH, which translates into the protein MIPEHLRYTAEHEWVAGDGSAPVRVGITDFAQDALGDIVYVQLPDEGATVQAGESLGEVESTKSVSEIYAPISGTVTARNAALADTPELINTDPYGEGWLLEIAPEDPAAIAGLLDAPAYGALINK
- the odhI gene encoding oxoglutarate dehydrogenase inhibitor Odhl is translated as MTRPDDEFPPLDVTSTLNLGSLDEVLEGPDADVVPSRMSGSLPPGMALLVVRRGPNAGARFLLDHDVTTSGRHPDSDIFLDDVTVSRRHAEFHRDGGTFTVRDVGSLNGTYVNRERVEAATLSNGDEVQIGKFRLVFIAGPRPDEGGR